A genomic region of Papaver somniferum cultivar HN1 chromosome 7, ASM357369v1, whole genome shotgun sequence contains the following coding sequences:
- the LOC113299571 gene encoding homoserine kinase-like, translating into MAYASFKPISLPPSTNTFNPIPRSQTLLRCCNNTKTLKITSEPKPVFDSLRTFAPATVANLGPGFDFLGCAVDGIGDYVTLSIDSNVQPGEIQISSINGCSKLSKNPLWNCAGIAAISVMKMLGIKSVGLSLSLEKGLPLGSGLGSSAASAAAAAVAVNEIFGGKLDFSDLVLAGLDSEAKISGYHADNIAPAIMGGFVLVQNYNPLNLVKLPFPSDKDLFFVLVNPEFEAPTKKMRAVLPAHITLEDHTWNSSQAGALVAGIIQGNLEMLGLALSSDKIVEPNRAPLIPGMVAVKKAAIDAGAFGCTISGAGPTAVAITDNAESGVEIGVKMVEAFMKQGNLKASAVVSSLDRVGARVVSSITR; encoded by the coding sequence ATGGCTTACGCATCATTCAAACCCATCTCACTTCCTCCATCAACCAATACATTCAATCCAATCCCTCGTTCCCAAACCCTTCTTAGATGTTGTAATAatactaaaaccctaaaaatcacatCCGAACCCAAACCAGTCTTCGATTCTTTAAGAACTTTTGCACCAGCCACAGTAGCAAATTTAGGTCCAGGGTTTGATTTTCTTGGTTGTGCTGTTGACGGAATTGGTGATTATGTTACTCTATCAATTGATTCAAATGTACAACCAGGTGAAATTCAGATATCATCTATTAATGGTTGTTCAAAATTGAGTAAAAACCCATTGTGGAATTGTGCTGGAATTGCAGCAATTTCAGTCATGAAGATGCTAGGGATTAAATCTGTGGGTCTTTCTTTATCTCTTGAAAAGGGATTGCCTTTAGGTAGTGGTCTTGGTTCAAGTGCTGCTAGTGCCGCTGCTGCTGCAGTTGCAGTTAATGAAATTTTTGGGGGGaagttggatttttctgatcttgttTTAGCTGGGCTTGATTCAGAAGCTAAAATATCTGGTTATCATGCTGATAACATAGCACCAGCAATAATGGGTGGATTTGTTTTGGTTCAGAATTACAATCCGCTGAATCTAGTTAAACTGCCATTTCCCAGTGACAAAGATTTGTTTTTTGTGCTTGTTAATCCAGAATTTGAAGCTCCGACGAAGAAAATGAGGGCAGTATTGCCTGCTCATATTACATTGGAGGATCATACCTGGAATTCGAGTCAAGCTGGCGCATTGGTAGCTGGAATTATTCAAGGGAATTTGGAGATGTTGGGTTTAGCATTATCGTCTGATAAGATTGTTGAACCCAACCGAGCACCATTGATTCCTGGTATGGTTGCTGTGAAGAAAGCAGCTATTGATGCTGGTGCTTTTGGGTGTACTATTAGCGGGGCAGGACCGACTGCGGTTGCGATAACGGATAATGCAGAAAGCGGAGTGGAAATTGGAGTGAAAATGGTGGAAGCCTTTATGAAACAAGGGAATTTGAAGGCTTCAGCTGTGGTCAGTAGTCTTGATAGAGTTGGTGCTAGGGTTGTTAGTAGTATCACTAGATGA